From the Cucurbita pepo subsp. pepo cultivar mu-cu-16 chromosome LG05, ASM280686v2, whole genome shotgun sequence genome, one window contains:
- the LOC111794705 gene encoding transcription factor RF2b-like: MQDPASSNPIHTPNSNQIPPFDVAPPPKTHKPPPVVNATASSSMFANANAGNASFVPRGGSHHRRAHSEVSFRLTEDIMDLSGSDPFNGGSSTASLEEIGSEDDLFSTYIDVKKLGGNGGGNFVDQNANGGSEGAGGSEGEKTPKPRHRHSLSVDGTTSSSSMFGEVMEAKKAMPPDKLAELWSSDPKRAKRILANRQSAARSKERKARYIQELERKVQTLQTEATTLSAQLTLFQRDTRGLSNENTELKLRLQAMEQQAQLRDALNDALKKEVERLKFATGEMMSPSESFNLGMHHMAYAPSSFVQLSQQPAGPQNMQMPPYSHSPSNMSSHPMHPSDSHSLSEVLQSDPLGRLQGLDISSKGSSLVKSEVPSISASESSTTF; the protein is encoded by the exons ATGCAAGATCCAGCGTCTTCAAACCCTATCCACACTCCCAATTCCAATCAAATTCCTCCCTTCGATGTTGCACCGCCGCCGAAGACTCATAAACCGCCGCCGGTGGTGAACGCGACGGCTTCCTCATCCATGTTTGCCAATGCGAATGCTGGAAATGCCTCGTTTGTGCCTAGAGGTGGTTCACATCATCGGAGGGCTCATTCGGAAGTTAGCTTCCGATTGACGGAGGACATTATGGATCTCTCCGGTTCGGATCCGTTCAACGGCGGTTCGTCAACGGCTAGTCTGGAGGAGATCGGATCGGAGGATGATCTGTTTTCGACCTACATTGATGTGAAGAAGCTTGGAGGTAATGGAGGAGGGAATTTCGTGGATCAAAATGCCAATGGCGGAAGTGAAGGCGCCGGTGGTAGTGAGGGGGAGAAGACTCCGAAGCCAAGGCATCGACATAGCTTATCGGTGGATGGAACGACGTCGTCATCGAGTATGTTTGGGGAGGTTATGGAAGCGAAGAAAGCTATGCCTCCGGATAAATTGGCTGAGCTTTGGAGCAGTGACCCCAAACGCGCCAAGAG GATATTAGCAAATCGACAGTCTGCTGCTCGCTCAAAAGAGAGGAAGGCACGGTATATACAAGAGTTGGAGCGCAAGGTGCAGACCCTTCAAACAGAAGCAACTACTCTATCAGCCCAATTGACTTTGTTCCAG CGAGATACAAGGGGTCTCAGTAACGAGAATACAGAGCTTAAGCTTCGGTTACAAGCTATGGAGCAACAAGCACAATTGCGTGATG CTCTAAACGATGCATTAAAGAAGGAAGTCGAGAGGCTTAAATTCGCTACCGGGGAAATGATGAGCCCTTCCGAGTCTTTTAACTTGGGAATGCATCACATGGCATATGCCCCATCGTCTTTTGTTCAACTTTCACAGCAACCAGCAGGTCCTCAGAATATGCAAATGCCACCATATAGCCATTCCCCATCTAACATGTCTAGCCACCCTATGCATCCATCAGATTCTCATTCTCTATCGGAGGTTCTGCAGAGCGACCCTCTCGGCCGATTACAGGGTCTAGACATCAGTAGTAAAGGATCGTCGCTAGTGAAATCTGAGGTCCCCTCAATCTCTGCAAGTGAGAGCAGTACAACTTTTTGA
- the LOC111794704 gene encoding uncharacterized protein LOC111794704, whose translation MDKDVCRWIIEFILRSSMNDHLLKRTLAVMPFPDNDFRLKKTVLLRAIESERSEAVVTEKVLAIFEMIEQLDKTEGLAMMDSMKSAYCAVAVECTVKYLAVEGMKNNGKYFDTVSRIWRGRVMELKKSGRSELVSRELEEWKDKVEVALWDKTVWKKLVNMNTRYEALKLIGDYLGEAWGVLGPSFLELSASLMDNRTRNEMPSVQLEQAIDKTAVVSEDVGGSGGIELPSRTENHARPDHQGSVPVLTRAETKRNDVLDMNQDSGVNDDSKRSSTVEMNTERVQELPTETTEGQESIEKEVTVLQDPSPNCRKNLKTSVLPRCKSLASHKRVRGGAKIDHLEDLENDSSSGKSTCLQTPEFDRVREALKTSSLELQALVKDPLPDALRIAQSVAQDLAKKNKTPEHSLEDQNDAVAANPAINKGNMPLQSMNTAFNNPCHGHQTIVPRPSIMERNSSACTYEWNDSIDGSPERNRASRLHLPSPKRKVISPLKKYEENRLVWRRKCKRWSLLEEDTLRTAVQRFGKGNWKLILNSYREIFDDRTEVDLKDKWRNMTRY comes from the exons ATGGACAAGGACGTTTGCCGATGGATTATCGAGTTCATACTCCGGAGTTCAATGAACGATCACTTGCTGAAGAGAACTCTTGCGGTTATGCCCTTTCCGGACAACGATTTTCGCCTGAAGAAGACGGTTCTATTACGGGCTATTGAGAGCGAAAGATCAGAAGCTGTAGTAACAGAGAAAGTACTCGCGATTTTCGAGATGATTGAGCAGTTGGACAAGACTGAAGGCCTTGCAATGATGGATTCAATGAAATCTGCTTATTGTGCCGTGGCAGTGGAGTGCACGGTCAAGTACTTGGCGGTGGAAGGCATGAAGAACAATGGAAAGTATTTTGATACAGTGAGTAGGATTTGGAGAGGGAGAGTGATGGAATTGAAGAAATCGGGAAGGAGTGAATTGGTTTCACGTGAATTGGAAGAATGGAAGGATAAAGTAGAAGTGGCACTCTGGGATAAGACTGTCTGGAAGAAACTGGTGAATATGAATACTAGATATGAAGCTTTGAAACTGATAGGGGATTATCTGGGTGAGGCTTGGGGTGTTCTTGGTCCCTCATTCCTAGAATTATCTGCTTCTTTGATGGATAACAGGACGAGGAATGAAATGCCGTCTGTTCAATTGGAGCAGGCAATAGACAAAACTGCTGTTGTGAGTGAAGATGTTGGTGGGAGTGGTGGGATTGAATTGCCCTCCCGAACTGAAAACCATGCGAGACCGGATCATCAGGGGAGCGTGCCAGTCCTTACCCGAGctgaaacaaagagaaacGATGTGCTAGATATGAATCAGGATTCGGGTGTCAACGACGATTCTAAACGATCGTCCACTGTTGAAATGAACACTGAGAGAGTTCAAGAGTTGCCTACAGAAACAACGGAAGGGCAAGAATCAATTGAGAAGGAAGTTACAGTGTTGCAGGATCCAAGTCCAAACTGCCGCA AAAATTTGAAGACTTCTGTCTTGCCAAGATGCAAATCCCTTGCATCCCATAAGCGTGTTAGAGGAGGGGCTAAAATTGATCATCTTGAGGACTTGGAGAATGACAGTTCATCTGGAAAGTCTACTTGCCTACAAACTCCAGAATTTGATCGGGTACGAGAAGCGCTTAAAACCAGCTCTTTAGAGTTGCAAGCATTGGTGAAAGATCCACTTCCTGATGCATTACGCATTGCGCAATCTGTAGCTCAAGATCTTgctaaaaagaataaaactcCTGAGCATTCTTTGGAGGACCAAAACGATGCAGTTGCTGCGAATCCAGCCATTAACAAGGGTAATATGCCTCTTCAATCCATGAATACAGCTTTCAACAATCCATGCCATGGCCATCAGACAATTGTTCCACGACCTAGTATAATGGAACGCAACAGTTCGGCTTGTACATATGAG TGGAATGATTCAATAGATGGTTCTCCGGAAAGAAATCGAGCTAGCCGACTTCACCTACCTAGTCCCAAGAGAAAGGTCATTTCTCCCTTGAAGAAGTATGAAGAAAACAGACTGGTTTGGAGAAGGAAGTGTAAGAGGTGGAGCTTGCTTGAAGAAGATACCTTAAGAACTGCTGTGCAAAG GTTTGGTAAAGGAAATTGGAAGCTCATCTTAAATAGCTATCGTGAAATATTTGATGATAGAACAGAG GTTGATTTGAAGGATAAGTGGAGAAACATGACCCGATACTAA
- the LOC111794702 gene encoding probable serine/threonine-protein kinase WNK4 — MFKNSKSEYGYVETDPTSRYGRFEEVLGKGAMKTVYKAIDEFLGIEVAWSRVKLNEVLRSPEDLQRLYSEVHLLSTLKHESIMQFYTSWIDVDHKTFNFITELFTSGTLREYGKRYSQVDIRAIKSWARQILLGLVYLHEHDPPIIHRDLKCDNIFVNGHLGQVKIGDLGLAAILHGSKSAHSVIGTPEFMAPELYEEDYNELVDVYSFGMCVLEMLTAEYPYSECSNPAQIYKKVTSGKLPAALYKIHDVEAQRFIKKCLVPVSMRASAKELLADPFLMVDGDRPSSKERKQTQKPFLNAKEMEKLHLGDGLSRTKMTITGKLNHDDDTLFLRVQTADKDGSLRNIYFPFDIVNDTALDVAIEMVKELEISDWEPFEIADMIEGEISALVPNWNRSELSNHSLSFSYAEDDNDDVSCHRNFHSISSSSQATLLGFIGSPSTNRNIPNGFSWFPDDTLDDSSSQCSSTSGTYSNFNYISNDEYETSSIRTDQHKIHNSSRFCPIENRKNKDFMGGVLYKTSQCAVGASQGAASGRKDKRGGTDGRRLTRNRSLVDVHSQLLHLSLVEEVNRRRLFKTVGAVESIGFQAPCEVSSSSKRVSSRQAIGNRSSNVTRTRRNGDTRQDVWKRT; from the exons ATGTTCAAGAATTCCAAATCGGAATATGGGTATGTTGAGACCGATCCGACTAGTCGTTACGGCCGT TTTGAAGAAGTGTTGGGAAAAGGGGCCATGAAGACAGTGTATAAAGCCATTGATGAGTTTCTAGGGATAGAGGTGGCGTGGAGTCGGGTGAAACTCAACGAGGTTCTCCGATCACCGGAGGATTTGCAGCGGTTGTATTCCGAGGTTCACTTACTTAGCACGCTTAAGCATGAATCCATCATGCAGTTCTACACTTCATGGATTGATGTTGATCACAAAACCTTTAACTTTATTACCGAACTCTTTACTTCTGGAACGCTTAGAGA ATATGGGAAGAGATATAGCCAAGTTGATATTAGAGCTATTAAGAGCTGGGCGCGCCAGATCCTGTTGGGGCTCGTTTATTTGCACGAGCACGATCCTCCGATAATACACCGAGATTTGAAGTGTGACAATATCTTTGTCAATGGTCATCTTGGGCAAGTCAAGATTGGTGACTTGGGGCTTGCTGCTATACTCCACGGTTCCAAATCTGCTCATAGTGTTATAG GCACGCCAGAGTTTATGGCACCTGAATTATACGAGGAGGATTACAATGAGCTAGTTGATGTCTACTCATTTGGCATGTGTGTTCTAGAGATGCTCACTGCTGAGTATCCATATAGCGAGTGTTCCAATCCTGCACAGATCTACAAGAAAGTCACGTCG GGGAAGCTGCCAGCAGCATTGTACAAGATTCACGATGTCGAAGCGCAGAGATTCATCAAGAAATGCTTGGTACCGGTATCGATGAGGGCATCTGCTAAGGAGCTGTTGGCTGATCCTTTTCTCATGGTTGATGGAGATAGACCTTCATCAAAAGAGAGGAAGCAAACCCAGAAGCCATTTCTAAATGCTAAAGAGATGGAGAAATTACACTTGGGTGACGGTTTAAGCAGGACGAAGATGACGATCACGGGGAAGCTGAACCACGACGACGATACCCTCTTTCTCAGAGTTCAAACTGCAGATAAAGATG GCTCGCTTAGGAACATATATTTCCCGTTCGACATAGTGAACGACACGGCATTGGACGTGGCGATCGAGATGGTGAAAGAGTTAGAGATCTCTGATTGGGAGCCTTTTGAAATAGCAGACATGATAGAAGGAGAGATATCAGCTCTGGTTCCTAACTGGAATAGAAGTGAGTTGTCCAACCATAGTCTCAGCTTCAGCTATGCAGAAGACGACAACGACGACGTTTCGTGTCATCGTAATTTCCACTCTATCTCCTCGTCGTCTCAAGCTACATTGTTAGGCTTCATCGGCTCCCCGAGCACAAACCGAAACATACCAAATGGTTTTAGTTGGTTCCCAG ATGACACCCTTGATGATAGCAGTTCACAATGCTCGTCGACATCGGGAACGTACTCCAACTTCAATTACATCAGCAACGACGAGTACGAAACCAGTTCGATTCGAACAGATCAACATAAGATTCACAACTCCTCGAGATTTTGTCCCATTGAGAACCGGAAAAACAAGGATTTCATGGGTGGAGTTTTGTACAAAACGAGCCAATGTGCGGTCGGGGCGTCTCAAGGAGCAGCGTCTGGTCGGAAGGACAAGAGAGGAGGAACGGATGGGCGTAGATTAACAAGAAACAGGTCACTAGTTGATGTACACAGCCAATTGTTGCATCTTTCGTTGGTCGAGGAAGTGAATAGAAGACGGTTATTCAAGACGGTCGGAGCGGTTGAAAGCATCGGTTTTCAAGCGCCTTGTGAGGTTTCTTCGAGCAGCAAAAGGGTGTCGAGTAGGCAAGCGATCGGGAACCGAAGTAGCAATGTAACGAGAACGAGAAGAAATGGTGATACTAGGCAAGATGTTTGGAAGagaacatga
- the LOC111796093 gene encoding uncharacterized protein LOC111796093, translating into MAALNRKRRNICIAVLLSLILLVIFILILAFTVFKPKQPTITVDSLSLLDLNISLNAARFGVDLNLTLIVQLTLENPNKVAFQHSDGTAVVSYRGEEVAEAPIPSGRLSADGTEKMNLTLTMMADRMLAKSELFSDVLTGELPISTFARLAGKVTVIGVFKIRVVALSSCDLTINIRNRNVEDQRCEYRTKL; encoded by the coding sequence ATGGCCGCTCTCAATCGGAAGCGACGAAACATTTGCATAGCCGTATTACTTTCCCTAATCCTGCTCGTAATCTTCATCCTCATTTTAGCATTTACAGTTTTCAAGCCCAAGCAGCCCACCATCACCGTCGATTCACTTTCTTTGCTCGATCTCAACATTTCTCTGAACGCAGCGAGGTTCGGCGTCGATCTGAATTTGACTCTGATTGTGCAACTCACCCTCGAGAATCCGAATAAGGTAGCCTTCCAACACTCCGATGGCACCGCCGTCGTGAGTTACAGAGGCGAAGAAGTCGCAGAAGCGCCGATTCCGTCCGGTCGGTTGTCGGCCGACGGGACAGAGAAAATGAACCTAACGCTGACGATGATGGCGGACCGGATGCTAGCCAAGTCGGAGCTGTTCTCCGATGTGCTCACCGGTGAACTTCCGATTAGCACTTTCGCTCGGCTGGCCGGGAAAGTGACGGTGATCGGTGTTTTCAAGATTCGTGTTGTGGCATTGTCGTCTTGTGATCTCACCATCAACATTAGAAACAGAAACGTTGAGGATCAGCGATGCGAATATCGGACTAAGCTCTAA
- the LOC111796111 gene encoding peroxidase 4-like, producing MAITSNKMAMALATVLLAMLLVGNSSAHLSPNFYYTTCPKLLGIVRAGVQSAVAKEARMGASLLRLHFHDCFVNGCDGSILLEDTPTFIGEQTAAPNVRSVRGFDVIESIKKNVEKVCPGVVSCADILTLSARDSVVALGGPSWEVKLGRRDSQTASFSDVAGAIPPPTATLDSLIDRFNTKGLSPRDLVALSGAHTIGQAKCLFFKNRIYNETNIDESFADERQRNCPVNGGDDNRAPLDFETPNLFDNYYYKNLLDQKALLRSDQVLHDGGSTDSLVELYSDDSDAFEADFVTAMIKMGDIEPLTGSQGEIRNVCSRPN from the exons ATGGCCATTACCTCTAACAAAATGGCTATGGCTTTAGCAACCGTCTTATTGGCAATGCTGCTCGTGGGCAACTCCTCCGCTCATCTCTCCCCGAACTTCTACTACACCACGTGCCCCAAGCTCCTCGGCATTGTTAGAGCTGGTGTTCAGTCTGCTGTCGCTAAGGAAGCTCGCATGGGTGCTTCTCTTCTTCGTCTCCACTTTCACGACTGTTTTGTTAAT GGTTGTGATGGATCTATTCTTCTCGAAGATACTCCTACTTTTATTGGAGAGCAAACTGCAGCTCCCAATGTTAGATCCGTTAGAGGGTTTGATGTGATTGAGAGTATAAAGAAGAATGTCGAAAAAGTTTGTCCTGGTGTTGTCTCTTGTGCTGATATTTTGACTCTTTCTGCTCGAGACTCCGTTGTAGCA CTTGGAGGGCCGAGTTGGGAAGTGAAATTAGGAAGAAGAGATTCCCAAACAGCTAGCTTCTCTGATGTCGCTGGTGCCATTCCTCCGCCAACCGCTACACTCGACAGCCTTATCGACCGGTTCAACACTAAAGGCCTTTCCCCTCGAGATTTGGTTGCCTTATCTG GGGCTCACACGATCGGGCAAGCAAAGTGTTTATTTTTCAAGAACCGTATATACAACGAGACCAACATTGATGAATCCTTCGCTGATGAGAGACAGAGGAATTGTCCAGTAAATGGAGGAGACGATAACCGTGCTCCTCTAGACTTCGAAACTCCAAATCTCTTTGACAACTACTACTACAAGAACCTTCTCGATCAAAAGGCTCTACTCCGCTCTGATCAAGTGTTGCATGATGGTGGATCCACTGATTCCTTAGTTGAACTCTACAGTGACGACAGTGATGCCTTCGAAGCTGACTTTGTGACAGCTATGATCAAGATGGGCGACATTGAGCCGCTCACTGGATCACAAGGCGAGATTCGGAACGTCTGCAGCAGACCCAATTAA
- the LOC111795841 gene encoding transcription repressor OFP17 — translation MKVEAALVSFKSKLSKPCKKLLHVFKFRVRKPLSIRSLWPRPRASKPRKRWSWLWWLRRGVGKMERVRELRGGRCLDGSREKLLFPSPLRGRKVGETTKGSSSAEEVEDACRSFENYLVEMIIEEGKVRDLMDVEELLYCWRNLKCPVFVDLVCRFYGELCKDLFSPDDQAYPIKP, via the coding sequence ATGAAAGTGGAAGCTGCTCTAGTTTCCTTCAAATCCAAGCTTTCAAAACCATGCAAGAAACTCCTCCATGTCTTCAAATTCCGGGTCAGGAAGCCCTTGTCGATAAGATCGCTTTGGCCTCGTCCTCGTGCCTCCAAGCCCCGAAAGCGTTGGTCGTGGCTCTGGTGGCTACGACGAGGAGTAGGGAAGATGGAGCGAGTGAGAGAGTTGAGGGGCGGAAGATGTTTGGATGGATCTCGAGAGAAGCTTCTGTTCCCGTCCCCGTTGAGGGGGAGGAAGGTCGGGGAGACGACGAAGGGTTCGAGCTCGGCCGAGGAGGTGGAAGATGCTTGTAGGAGCTTTGAGAATTATCTTGTGGAGATGATcattgaagaagggaaagtGAGGGACTTGATGGATGTTGAAGAGCTTTTGTACTGTTGGAGGAATTTGAAGTGTCctgtttttgttgatttggTTTGTAGATTCTATGGAGAGCTTTGCAAGGATTTGTTTTCTCCCGACGATCAAGCTTACCCAATTAAACcataa
- the LOC111795756 gene encoding CBL-interacting serine/threonine-protein kinase 10-like, whose translation MDNKQIVVVQRYELGRLLGQGTFAKVYYARNTETNQSVAIKVIDKEKITKASLIDQIKREISIMRLVRHPNIIHLYEVMATKTKIYFALEYAKGGELFDKVAKGRLREEVAWKYFYQLINAVDFCHSRGVYHRDIKPENLLLDENENLKVSDFGLSALAESKRQDGLLHTTCGTPAYVAPEVINRKGYDGAKADIWSCGAVLFVLLAGYLPFHDSNLMEMYRKIGKADYKCPSWFPRDVRRLLMRMLDPNPATRTSIAMIRQSSWFKKGLRFKMLRSETGSDAKASEDAAAVSGPSESSSVLADGNQEPDRPPTLNAFDIISLSAGFNLSSLFEDNSKRKETLFTCRKPASVILSKLEDIAKLLRFRVQKKEAGLLKFEALTEGKKGPLSIDTEIFEITPSFYLVEMKKSNGDTLEYQKILKEDIRPALQDIVWVWRAEQEQEQEQQQQQPQPPPPHQPLELQDRDPYLDQEGVSQQQ comes from the coding sequence ATGGATAATAAGCAGATTGTGGTGGTTCAAAGATATGAATTAGGGAGATTACTCGGCCAAGGAACCTTTGCGAAGGTATATTATGCGAGAAATACAGAAACTAATCAAAGCGTGGCCATTAAGGTGATCGATAAAGAAAAGATCACGAAGGCTTCGCTAATAGATCAAATTAAGCGTGAAATATCTATTATGCGACTTGTTAGGCATCCTAATATTATACATCTATATGAGGTTATGGCCACCAAGACTAAGATCTACTTCGCCTTGGAATATGCTAAAGGCGGTGAGCTCTTTGACAAGGTTGCTAAAGGGAGGCTGAGGGAAGAAGTTGCTTGGAAATACTTTTATCAGTTGATCAATGCTGTTGATTTTTGTCACAGTAGGGGAGTATATCACCGTGATATAAAGCCAGAGAACCTACTTCttgatgaaaatgagaatCTTAAGGTGTCTGATTTTGGTTTAAGTGCTTTAGCCGAGTCCAAGCGCCAAGATGGGTTGCTACACACTACTTGTGGTACTCCAGCTTATGTTGctcctgaagtcatcaataggAAGGGCTATGATGGTGCAAAAGCTGATATCTGGTCTTGTGGAGCAGTCTTGTTCGTCTTATTGGCAGGTTATCTCCCATTCCACGATTCAAATTTAATGGAGATGTATAGGAAGATTGGAAAAGCGGACTATAAATGCCCTAGTTGGTTCCCTCGTGATGTACGTCGGCTGCTTATGAGGATGCTTGATCCAAACCCCGCTACTAGAACTTCCATAGCAATGATAAGGCAAAGTTCCTGGTTCAAAAAAGGATTGAGGTTTAAGATGTTAAGAAGTGAAACAGGAAGTGATGCTAAAGCGAGTGAAGATGCAGCAGCTGTTTCTGGACCATCAGAGAGTAGTAGTGTGTTAGCAGATGGAAATCAAGAGCCAGATAGACCTCCGACGTTGAACGCTTTCGATATCATCTCCCTTTCTGCTGGGTTCAATCTATCCAGTTTATTTGAAGACAACTCAAAGAGGAAAGAAACATTGTTTACTTGTAGAAAACCGGCCTCTGTTATTCTCTCCAAGCTAGAAGATATCGCTAAACTTCTCAGGTTTCGGGTGCAGAAGAAGGAAGCAGGCCTACTGAAGTTCGAGGCGCTGACAGAGGGTAAAAAGGGGCCTTTGTCCATTGATACAGAGATATTTGAGATTACTCCATCCTTCTATTTGGTGGAGATGAAAAAATCCAATGGGGACACATTGGAGTATCAGAAGATATTAAAAGAGGACATAAGACCAGCTCTACAGGATATTGTATGGGTATGGCGAGCCGAGCAGGAGCAGGAGCAggagcagcagcaacaacagccTCAGCCTCCGCCTCCGCATCAGCCTCTCGAACTGCAGGATCGGGATCCATATCTGGACCAAGAGGGTGTGTCACAACAGCAGTAG
- the LOC111796228 gene encoding biogenesis of lysosome-related organelles complex 1 subunit 1, with the protein MNSPSGQSRQHLPAPRNRGKFQSEAERLSADVGGLEDSLFQMVNDHQYASLKLRENSEKAKKDAIQKAVRVSDLLVDAVNGGVQESFVNQKLIELEIRALSTTITRFMKQTDQWLAATHALNTAVKEIGDFENWIKTIDFDCKSITTAIHNIYQD; encoded by the exons ATGAATTCTCCGTCGGGGCAATCACGGCAGCACCTCCCTGCACCGCGTAATCGCGGGAAGTTCCAATCGGAGGCGGAGAGATTGAGCGCCGACGTTGGAGGACTGGAAGATTCATTGTTTCAGATGGTAAATGATCACCAGTACGCCTCTCTCAAGCTCCGAGAGAACTCCG AGAAGGCGAAGAAAGATGCTATTCAGAAGGCGGTGCGCGTTTCGGATCTGTTAGTCGATGCCGTGAATGGTGGAGTTCAGGAATCTTTTGTCAATCAGAAGTTGATTGAGCTTGAAATTAGGGCTTTATCGACCACGATTACCCGATTTATGAAGCAGACCGATCAATGGCTCGCCGCCACTCACGCTCTGAACACTGCTGTTAAG GAAATTGGAGATTTTGAGAACTGGATAAAGACCATAGATTTCGATTGTAAGAGCATCACTACTGCCATCCATAACATTTACCAAGACTGA
- the LOC111795435 gene encoding CBL-interacting serine/threonine-protein kinase 11, with the protein MPEIEPYSAGNNALFGKYELGKLLGCGAFAKVYHARDLRSGQSVAVKVINKKKIYGTTLMSNIKREIDIMRRLRHPHIVKLHEVLATKSKIYFVMEFVKGGELFAKVAKGRFSEDLSRKFFQQLISAVGFCHARGIYHRDLKPENLLVDENGNLKVSDFGLSALTDQIRSDGLLHTLCGTPAYVAPEILSKKGYDGAKVDVWSCGVILFVLSAGYLPFNDPNLMAMYKKIYKGEYRCPKWMSPDLKRFLSRLLDTNPQTRITVDEILSDPWFKKGPIKEINFYDDYEVKYEEKDESESMNLNAFDLISFSSGLDLSGLFDNSHNIEADSERFVSAESPEKIVEKIEELARAENLKVKKQKEFGVELDGQNRNLSIGIEIFRLTDGLVVVEARRRSGDAESCKELLKKKLKCHLTGNEASTSTSQQDSGDQNQ; encoded by the coding sequence ATGCCGGAGATCGAACCCTACTCCGCCGGCAATAATGCCCTGTTTGGCAAGTACGAGCTCGGCAAGCTCCTCGGCTGCGGCGCCTTTGCCAAGGTCTACCATGCCCGCGACCTTCGCTCCGGCCAGAGCGTCGCCGTCAAAGTCATCAATAAGAAGAAGATCTATGGCACAACGCTAATGTCTAACATCAAGCGGGAGATCGACATCATGCGCCGTCTCCGCCATCCACACATCGTCAAACTCCATGAGGTTCTCGCTACCAAATCCAAGATCTACTTTGTTATGGAATTCGTCAAAGGAGGCGAGCTCTTTGCCAAGGTTGCTAAGGGCCGATTCAGCGAGGATTTGAGCAGGAAATTCTTCCAGCAATTGATTTCTGCTGTCGGATTTTGTCACGCGCGTGGGATCTACCACCGCGATCTGAAGCCGGAGAATCTCCTCGTCGACGAGAATGGAAATCTCAAGGTCTCGGACTTCGGTCTCAGTGCGTTAACGGACCAGATCCGTTCCGATGGCCTTTTGCACACACTCTGTGGAACTCCGGCGTATGTCGCGCCGGAGATCTTGTCGAAGAAAGGCTACGACGGTGCGAAAGTCGATGTGTGGTCCTGTGGTGTGATTCTTTTCGTGTTGAGTGCTGGTTACCTTCCGTTCAATGATCCGAATCTTATGGCCATGTACAAGAAGATTTACAAGGGGGAATATCGGTGCCCTAAATGGATGTCGCCGGACCTCAAGAGATTTCTATCGCGACTTCTGGATACAAATCCTCAAACGAGAATCACCGTCGATGAGATTCTCAGCGATCCGTGGTTCAAAAAAGGACCAATTAAGGAGATCAATTTCTACGATGATTACGAGGTGAAATATGAAGAGAAAGACGAATCTGAATCGATGAATTTGAACGCATTCGACCTAATATCATTCTCATCTGGATTAGATCTATCCGGTTTGTTCGACAATTCGCACAACATAGAGGCGGACAGTGAGCGATTCGTATCAGCAGAGTCTCCAGAGAAGATCGtggagaaaatcgaagaacTCGCTAGGGCAGAGAATTTGAAGGtgaagaaacaaaaggaatTTGGAGTTGAATTGGATGGGCAGAATCGTAATTTATCAATCGGAATCGAAATTTTCCGGTTAACCGACGGATTGGTAGTGGTGGAGGCGAGAAGAAGAAGTGGAGATGCAGAATCGTGTAAGGaattgttgaagaagaagctcaAATGTCACCTCACCGGCAACGAAGCGTCGACGTCAACATCACAACAAGATTCCGGCGACCAAAACCAGTGA